Proteins encoded in a region of the Pirellulaceae bacterium genome:
- the gmd gene encoding GDP-mannose 4,6-dehydratase, protein MKKSALITGITGQDGSYLAELLLSKGYEVWGMLRRSSTTNLQRIGHLRERDCPVNERLHLSHGDMTDVGSLQSVIEESQPDEIYALASQSHVKISFDVPEYTADVTGLGTLRILQAMRDVGCDARLFHAGSSEQFGKVCETPQNEQTPFYPRSPYACAKVFAFNIVRNYRESYGMFAANGIFFNHESPRRGETFVTRKITRAAAAFQRGRTDVLLLGNLDARRDWGFAGDYVEAMWQILQAPNADDFVIATGETHTVREFCERAFAKVQLPITWEGTGMEEKGIGPQGQTLISIDERFFRPAEVDLLLGDASKAREVLGWNPTVKFEQLVDMMVRADLDAIS, encoded by the coding sequence TTGAAAAAGTCCGCTTTGATTACTGGCATTACAGGGCAAGATGGCTCCTACTTGGCTGAATTGTTGCTCAGTAAAGGCTACGAGGTGTGGGGGATGCTTAGAAGATCCTCCACCACCAACTTGCAGCGGATTGGGCATTTGCGAGAGCGAGATTGTCCCGTCAATGAACGGCTTCATCTGAGTCACGGGGATATGACCGATGTGGGGTCATTGCAATCGGTGATCGAGGAGTCTCAGCCAGATGAAATCTATGCCCTCGCGTCACAATCACACGTGAAGATTTCCTTTGATGTTCCTGAGTACACGGCGGATGTGACCGGCCTTGGCACTTTGCGAATCCTACAAGCGATGCGGGATGTCGGCTGCGACGCCCGTTTGTTCCACGCCGGATCCTCGGAGCAATTTGGCAAGGTGTGCGAGACCCCACAGAACGAACAGACACCCTTCTATCCACGCAGTCCTTATGCGTGTGCAAAAGTTTTCGCCTTCAATATTGTGAGGAATTATCGTGAGTCTTACGGCATGTTTGCAGCAAATGGGATTTTCTTTAACCATGAATCTCCGCGACGTGGCGAAACGTTTGTAACTCGTAAAATCACACGGGCTGCCGCAGCCTTTCAGCGAGGTCGGACCGATGTGCTTTTACTAGGCAATCTCGATGCGCGTAGGGACTGGGGATTTGCCGGCGATTATGTCGAGGCCATGTGGCAGATATTACAGGCGCCGAATGCGGATGATTTCGTGATCGCCACCGGTGAGACGCACACTGTTCGAGAGTTTTGCGAACGGGCGTTTGCTAAAGTGCAGTTGCCAATCACTTGGGAGGGAACGGGCATGGAAGAAAAAGGAATCGGCCCTCAAGGTCAGACCTTGATTTCGATCGACGAACGTTTTTTCCGTCCGGCGGAGGTTGATCTGCTGCTGGGAGATGCGAGTAAGGCTCGGGAAGTACTCGGTTGGAATCCGACTGTGAAGTTTGAGCAGCTTGTGGACATGATGGTTCGCGCGGATCTGGATGCTATTTCCTAG
- a CDS encoding glycosyltransferase family 4 protein: MKPIALVSNTTWYVYNFRLNLALEMRKQGLEVLVIAPFDKYTPKLEELGFTCIDWQLNRRGVNPFEDFIALFNLYRIYRAYQPAIVHHFTIKCCLYGTLACFWDGTMHAVNSVTGLGHAVLSDSPKFKLVRPILLRLWANTLGMKCSNPIFQNEVDLGLLSAYAPRLRSNSFVSAGSGVDLDYFQPVSVSNRNPFQLRVVFAGRLIEEKGIREFVSAAKAVRQEHPSVTFVACGEIDYGNRSAINADDLADWEREGHVEFPGHVSDIRQTLREADMFVLPSYREGLSRVLLEASAMGLPIVATNVPGCREVVTSGRTGLLVPPRNSESLASAITQLVESPESRTEFGQNARERAELLFDEQFVINDILELYRQLTPKLLDEAKKQVQQIPTRDQVEI; this comes from the coding sequence ATGAAGCCAATCGCGTTAGTCTCTAATACCACTTGGTATGTCTACAACTTCCGCTTGAATCTCGCGCTTGAGATGAGAAAGCAGGGGCTGGAAGTTCTCGTGATTGCGCCATTTGACAAATATACGCCCAAGCTCGAAGAGTTGGGTTTTACCTGTATCGATTGGCAGCTGAATCGTCGAGGGGTTAATCCTTTTGAGGACTTTATTGCCCTCTTCAATCTCTACCGGATCTATCGCGCCTATCAACCTGCCATTGTTCATCACTTTACTATCAAGTGCTGTCTCTACGGGACGCTCGCTTGCTTCTGGGATGGCACGATGCATGCCGTCAATAGTGTGACCGGTCTTGGGCACGCAGTTTTGTCCGATTCGCCAAAGTTTAAATTGGTTCGGCCCATCTTGTTGCGATTGTGGGCAAACACGCTGGGGATGAAATGCTCGAATCCAATTTTTCAAAACGAGGTCGATCTCGGACTGCTTTCAGCCTACGCTCCAAGGCTTCGTAGCAATTCATTTGTCAGTGCCGGGTCTGGAGTAGATCTGGATTATTTTCAGCCTGTCTCAGTGTCTAATCGAAATCCTTTTCAACTGCGAGTTGTCTTTGCGGGTCGCTTGATTGAAGAAAAGGGGATTCGAGAGTTTGTTTCCGCCGCGAAGGCCGTTCGGCAAGAACATCCTTCCGTAACTTTTGTCGCTTGTGGTGAAATTGATTATGGGAATCGATCTGCCATAAACGCCGATGATTTAGCGGACTGGGAGCGGGAAGGCCACGTTGAATTCCCTGGTCATGTGAGCGATATACGGCAGACTTTGCGAGAAGCAGACATGTTTGTACTACCTTCCTATCGCGAAGGTCTGTCTCGTGTGCTGCTTGAGGCCTCGGCGATGGGCCTGCCGATTGTTGCCACCAACGTCCCCGGTTGCCGGGAAGTAGTGACGTCCGGAAGAACCGGGTTGTTGGTGCCCCCACGTAACTCTGAATCACTTGCTTCCGCCATCACTCAGCTGGTTGAAAGTCCTGAAAGCCGCACTGAATTTGGCCAAAATGCTCGGGAACGGGCCGAGTTGCTGTTCGACGAACAATTCGTAATTAACGATATTCTCGAACTCTATCGGCAGCTTACTCCGAAGCTCCTGGACGAAGCCAAGAAACAGGTTCAGCAGATACCAACTCGCGATCAGGTTGAGATTTAA
- a CDS encoding glycosyltransferase codes for MSGDSPTLPRLLIVAGSLVGGGYQRQLYYLVRELSQLGCDVEVAVWRYRKDDVYVAPIRELGITVSDVNSRFGMPGRIVRLIATARRFRPTLIQSFCFISNFPVWLAAKLVGVHAIGGIRSDFQRELANVDRVRGFLSARFPRVLIANSLNANRQFDQSRFGAGGGICHYVGNAIDLELFSGSASQAEMPLRFLAVGRLVASKIGAT; via the coding sequence ATGTCTGGCGATTCTCCTACCCTACCTCGACTGCTTATCGTTGCGGGATCGTTGGTGGGCGGTGGTTATCAAAGACAGTTGTATTACTTAGTTCGCGAACTTAGTCAGCTTGGCTGTGATGTTGAAGTTGCCGTTTGGCGATATCGAAAAGATGATGTTTATGTCGCGCCGATTCGAGAGCTTGGTATTACCGTTTCGGACGTGAATAGCCGGTTCGGTATGCCGGGAAGAATTGTGCGACTCATTGCGACTGCAAGACGATTTCGCCCGACTTTAATACAGTCATTTTGCTTTATCAGTAATTTTCCTGTTTGGCTGGCCGCAAAGCTAGTCGGAGTTCACGCTATTGGTGGGATTCGGAGTGATTTTCAGCGGGAACTTGCAAATGTTGACCGTGTTCGAGGATTCTTGTCTGCTCGTTTTCCTCGAGTTTTAATCGCCAATAGTCTCAACGCGAACCGCCAATTTGATCAGAGCCGTTTTGGCGCCGGCGGAGGGATCTGTCATTATGTTGGGAATGCAATTGATCTTGAACTCTTTTCCGGTAGTGCAAGTCAAGCGGAGATGCCGCTGCGGTTTTTGGCCGTGGGGCGACTCGTAGCCTCAAAAATTGGGGCTACCTGA
- a CDS encoding oligosaccharide flippase family protein, with amino-acid sequence MNKQGTEHRPSAKTFLGRVAAVATGNVIAQACAFLAFPLLARIYTPSEFGILGVYLAVVGVLQVFGTFRFDDAVIVADHDDDSERLASLALRIALTISTGLTVACLIYLWLSVIHPSFVPRPIDSAMLLAIPLGIAVDSIFLVFRAVSVRLTKFKAVSVALVVSTVSKVVIQVVAGWFGVGAIGLIGGHILGFMLGGATMVIAEPATFNYIVRAWKTSSKGMWQLAREFRDFGTYDTLNALLNSLSRNLPYFLLTTFFGLSVAGAFTMAVRLVMTPLNLISQSLRHVVLQRMSGMSRNGEDLLAFVRQQTLILAGAMLVVFVLFFLATPLVVAFVLGPEWELAGQYARWLIFWGACMVLNVPSVCFLKVMRRQYIILIHQIVLLTVRAGVLTLAGMMLGAIPAIALFAISSAVLNIGLVLYANLLTRSSRSPWVIA; translated from the coding sequence ATGAATAAGCAAGGAACTGAGCATCGCCCCTCGGCAAAGACTTTCCTGGGACGCGTAGCTGCCGTTGCTACTGGTAATGTCATTGCGCAAGCTTGTGCCTTTCTCGCATTTCCATTACTCGCCAGAATTTACACGCCAAGTGAATTCGGGATTCTGGGAGTCTATCTGGCTGTCGTCGGCGTGCTGCAGGTCTTCGGAACGTTTCGGTTTGATGACGCAGTCATTGTTGCTGACCATGATGACGATTCTGAGCGGCTGGCGTCACTGGCCCTGCGAATCGCCTTGACGATTTCAACGGGCTTAACGGTTGCATGTTTAATTTATCTCTGGCTCTCTGTGATTCATCCGTCATTCGTTCCGCGCCCGATTGATTCCGCCATGTTATTGGCGATTCCGCTTGGAATAGCTGTTGACTCAATTTTTCTTGTTTTTCGTGCGGTTTCGGTTCGCCTGACGAAATTCAAGGCCGTTTCCGTTGCATTGGTTGTCTCTACCGTTTCGAAAGTGGTGATTCAGGTGGTTGCCGGCTGGTTCGGTGTCGGTGCGATCGGACTGATTGGAGGCCACATTCTCGGATTTATGTTGGGTGGAGCCACTATGGTGATCGCGGAACCGGCAACGTTCAACTACATCGTTCGTGCTTGGAAGACGAGTTCAAAGGGGATGTGGCAACTGGCGAGAGAATTTCGTGATTTTGGGACCTACGATACCCTCAACGCACTCCTTAACTCGCTTTCGCGAAATCTTCCTTACTTTTTGTTGACAACCTTTTTTGGGCTTAGTGTTGCCGGTGCCTTCACGATGGCGGTACGGCTCGTGATGACCCCGTTGAACCTCATCTCGCAATCTTTACGACATGTTGTCCTGCAGAGAATGAGTGGAATGTCGCGAAACGGAGAAGACCTGTTGGCTTTTGTACGACAACAGACTTTGATCCTGGCCGGTGCGATGCTTGTTGTGTTCGTACTGTTTTTCTTGGCAACCCCTCTTGTCGTTGCCTTTGTCCTTGGACCGGAGTGGGAGCTGGCAGGTCAGTATGCCCGATGGTTAATTTTCTGGGGAGCGTGCATGGTTCTGAACGTTCCTTCGGTGTGCTTCTTGAAGGTGATGCGACGGCAATACATTATCTTGATTCATCAGATTGTACTTCTTACTGTTCGTGCCGGTGTCTTGACTCTTGCTGGAATGATGTTGGGAGCGATTCCGGCAATTGCCTTATTCGCAATCTCGAGTGCCGTGCTGAACATTGGTCTTGTGCTTTACGCTAATTTGCTAACCCGGAGTTCCCGCAGTCCATGGGTAATCGCGTGA
- a CDS encoding glycosyltransferase, translating into MDDSSCQSSRPLRILHVISTLGRGGIETWLLTMLKTISRESLQMDVCCKGGQIGELADVARGYGAQVHHTPMGYRPLAFANRLATTIKQNNYDVVHCHLNSHNGVGVLGAKKVGVPTVASFHSERLVGLSPQTARFVVKQLSELYCHWSVRYVARKSEIIAPVSKAVLQALMRYAEMPSDRTEVLYLGATEPEPIDKPRVDQIRKSLVGNSSSPIVLHVGSFRPAKNHSGLLAIFAKVKEAEPDAKLLLVGDGPLRETIETEVRDRQLADVQFLGLRDDVSELMAVADVFLLPSLYEGLPIVVMEAAAAKIPIVASNIPSISEAIADGDTGFLAEIGQIDQYAHQVLKLITDDAEAERVSQAARRQYEQRFSLAASATRLSDAYARAHQLASSVAPVSHSS; encoded by the coding sequence ATGGACGATTCGAGCTGTCAATCGAGTCGACCACTTCGCATTTTGCATGTGATCTCGACGCTCGGGAGAGGTGGGATCGAAACTTGGTTACTGACAATGTTAAAAACGATTTCGCGTGAATCGTTGCAGATGGATGTGTGTTGCAAGGGCGGGCAGATTGGGGAGTTGGCTGATGTTGCTCGGGGGTATGGAGCTCAAGTCCATCACACCCCTATGGGGTACCGTCCCTTGGCGTTTGCCAATAGGCTTGCAACGACGATCAAACAAAATAACTATGATGTGGTTCATTGTCACCTCAATAGTCATAATGGTGTTGGAGTGTTAGGAGCCAAGAAAGTCGGGGTTCCGACCGTCGCATCCTTTCACAGTGAACGACTTGTGGGACTAAGTCCACAAACAGCCCGATTTGTTGTGAAACAGTTGAGTGAGCTGTACTGTCACTGGAGCGTTCGATACGTTGCTCGAAAGTCTGAGATCATCGCACCCGTTTCCAAGGCTGTACTTCAAGCCTTGATGCGATATGCAGAGATGCCATCCGATCGGACGGAAGTCTTATATCTCGGGGCGACGGAACCCGAACCAATCGACAAGCCACGTGTAGATCAGATTCGCAAGTCGTTGGTTGGAAATAGCAGCAGCCCAATTGTTTTGCATGTCGGATCGTTTCGACCTGCGAAGAACCATTCAGGTTTGCTCGCCATTTTTGCTAAGGTAAAGGAAGCTGAACCTGACGCGAAGCTACTTTTGGTGGGCGATGGACCACTACGTGAAACAATAGAAACAGAAGTCCGCGATAGGCAGCTGGCAGATGTTCAGTTTCTTGGGCTCCGTGACGATGTTTCTGAACTAATGGCCGTTGCTGACGTCTTTCTTTTGCCTTCCCTGTACGAGGGACTGCCGATCGTTGTGATGGAAGCAGCTGCCGCCAAGATTCCGATTGTGGCATCTAATATTCCAAGCATTTCTGAAGCAATTGCCGACGGGGACACGGGATTCCTTGCGGAAATCGGTCAGATCGATCAATATGCACATCAGGTTCTAAAGCTGATCACGGATGATGCCGAGGCCGAGAGGGTTTCCCAGGCTGCCCGGCGTCAGTATGAACAGCGGTTTTCGCTCGCCGCGTCAGCGACGCGTTTAAGTGATGCATATGCCCGCGCCCACCAACTTGCCAGCAGTGTCGCTCCAGTGAGCCATTCTTCATGA
- a CDS encoding CapA family protein — protein MNHRVSFFGDAFLDRPVNVKLDPSELGDLVVINLEAPVTDSSSPVPGKIHLKTSECFLRRTFPGVPLLASVANNHIMDYGEQGLADTLQELQQDSIEVCGAGGEADNFQNPRIMAVGPHLVAFLSYCGPTGQAQTPGAVTGVAPLDFERVRRDVEQARDNNATHIVVAIHWGVLEVSLPRPRDVEMSKEIVSLGVDLIVGHHSHCIQSFGRFEDVTVCFGLGNFFFPDIDIAYRSKNGDPMRCRKKQRSWNDASMWVSFDLDRREASVRKIYRRGETVVASSKSCQSYFRDFTRHPVLSAEFQRAVAVGQARAAIASYFARPKLPRLRHAQTLFKLISGQKRYCK, from the coding sequence GTGAATCACAGAGTGTCGTTCTTTGGAGATGCATTTCTTGATCGACCCGTTAATGTGAAACTTGACCCGAGTGAACTTGGGGATCTGGTCGTCATTAACCTCGAGGCTCCTGTTACAGATAGTTCATCGCCAGTGCCCGGAAAGATTCACCTGAAAACAAGCGAGTGTTTTTTGAGGCGAACGTTTCCTGGAGTGCCACTGCTTGCTTCAGTCGCTAACAACCACATCATGGATTACGGAGAGCAGGGACTGGCCGATACTTTGCAAGAATTACAGCAGGATTCTATCGAGGTTTGCGGTGCGGGAGGTGAGGCTGACAATTTTCAAAATCCTCGGATTATGGCTGTCGGTCCACATCTTGTTGCATTTCTTTCCTACTGTGGCCCGACGGGTCAGGCTCAAACACCAGGGGCCGTTACGGGAGTAGCGCCGTTGGATTTCGAACGCGTTCGACGTGATGTCGAACAGGCACGGGACAACAACGCGACTCACATCGTCGTCGCGATTCATTGGGGCGTGCTCGAGGTCTCTTTACCGAGGCCGAGAGATGTCGAGATGTCTAAGGAAATCGTGTCGCTTGGTGTTGATTTGATCGTTGGTCATCACTCCCATTGTATACAGTCGTTTGGACGGTTTGAGGATGTCACTGTTTGCTTCGGTCTGGGGAACTTCTTCTTTCCTGATATCGATATTGCCTATCGATCTAAAAATGGTGATCCGATGCGGTGTCGAAAGAAACAACGATCATGGAATGATGCTTCCATGTGGGTGAGCTTTGACTTGGATCGTCGGGAAGCCTCGGTTAGGAAAATTTACCGCCGTGGTGAGACGGTGGTTGCAAGTAGCAAAAGCTGCCAAAGCTATTTTCGTGATTTTACTCGGCATCCGGTGTTGTCGGCGGAGTTTCAACGAGCGGTCGCGGTTGGGCAGGCTCGGGCGGCGATTGCCTCCTATTTTGCTCGGCCAAAACTTCCCCGCCTTCGACATGCTCAAACACTATTTAAACTAATTTCGGGTCAGAAGCGGTACTGTAAATGA
- a CDS encoding sulfotransferase, with protein MSKPNLFLVGAPKCGTTSLHNYLGQHPGIFMSDPKEPHYFSTDLQWRFLAETFNTEASYLKLFGNAAGYSTRGESSVWYLYSKVAAQQIYDFNPDAKIVITLRNPVEMVYSLFRFAVKNGSETIRSFRDALAAEPARTRGENLPAPLNLRTALLYRDAASFAGQVERYMSLFHRSQVCVVLFDDLADKPQQVCSDLFGFLEQPTDAVIDLEPRNVTAKLDIERVVWLRRRFPRQFHFASKLVSGWPKRTILGALNGVCPKPVTINEPMASDIRAELRDYFRPDVKRLSQIIQRDLSHWDR; from the coding sequence GTGTCCAAGCCGAACCTTTTCCTAGTGGGTGCTCCCAAGTGTGGCACTACATCCCTGCATAATTACCTTGGACAGCATCCCGGCATCTTTATGTCGGATCCCAAAGAGCCCCATTACTTTTCAACCGATTTGCAATGGCGTTTTCTAGCTGAAACTTTCAACACGGAAGCGTCTTATCTTAAGCTGTTTGGAAATGCAGCCGGATATTCGACTCGTGGGGAATCTTCCGTTTGGTACCTCTATTCCAAGGTCGCAGCCCAGCAGATTTACGACTTTAACCCGGATGCGAAAATCGTAATAACCTTGCGGAATCCGGTTGAAATGGTTTACTCACTCTTTCGATTTGCCGTTAAGAATGGAAGTGAGACGATTCGTTCCTTTCGTGATGCTTTGGCTGCAGAACCGGCGAGAACCCGAGGGGAAAATCTACCTGCGCCCCTGAACCTTAGGACTGCCCTCCTTTATCGTGATGCGGCATCATTTGCAGGTCAGGTTGAGCGATACATGTCGCTATTTCACCGCTCACAAGTGTGCGTCGTTTTATTTGATGATCTCGCTGATAAACCCCAGCAGGTCTGCTCCGATCTATTCGGATTTCTTGAACAGCCGACTGACGCTGTGATTGATCTCGAACCACGAAATGTAACGGCGAAATTAGATATTGAACGAGTCGTTTGGCTCCGACGAAGATTTCCAAGACAGTTTCATTTTGCAAGTAAGTTGGTTTCCGGTTGGCCGAAGCGTACCATTCTAGGCGCATTGAATGGCGTCTGTCCGAAACCCGTTACTATTAATGAGCCTATGGCAAGTGACATACGTGCTGAATTGCGCGATTACTTTCGGCCTGACGTGAAACGGCTCTCGCAAATCATTCAGCGTGATTTGAGTCATTGGGATCGATGA
- the xrtU gene encoding exosortase U produces the protein MSSVAGSVGDPQSRLKSYRLPALPFSLISIICVIVGYAPLLLMHFWNLWSKEQYQYFPFVIAAFGYLLYTRFQAGEPPVVTQRSETLGRGCYVFAWVLLAAATLFQSAWLATISLIVLVAGVLFTLSRIRKIQNLWGIWFLLWLLVPLPFDVDTRIVVRLQQISSAVSSAILDLLQVNHLMFGNVLQVPDKQFFVDEACSGIVSIMAVIACAAIYAVWLNRSPLHVALLIFAGVVWAISLNVARICVIAIAHAWWGADLSGGYPHDVLGFLLFTVTFIALTSSDQILYFLLRPITIAAVEEGRQKQNPFAAVWNTVTQFGDPKKVASNVVANDRSSRPAAPQPSSKTPASKLRGALPVAFVLLGMVSIVPIAFATQTRVWSVDHAHTVEQDFLPKQLAGLDFVDFESIHRPQQHELGDYSKTFTYRDPDSKLNYLISFDYPFSGGWHELCVCYKNTGWTLDKRKAQLPDASALDPDWPFVIGEFSRENEFGYVAFSNLNADAEGLSPPTELIFFRPWRRLRRRMLKTISSQVFQVQVWVSSDEPIPSEVKDRVNETLLELREQFREHFRRI, from the coding sequence ATGTCCAGCGTCGCTGGTAGTGTTGGCGATCCGCAGTCGCGACTGAAATCGTATCGCTTGCCTGCCCTGCCATTTTCATTGATCAGCATTATTTGCGTTATCGTTGGATATGCGCCTCTGCTCTTGATGCATTTTTGGAACCTTTGGTCCAAGGAACAGTATCAGTACTTTCCCTTTGTGATCGCTGCGTTTGGCTATTTGCTTTACACGCGATTTCAAGCAGGTGAGCCGCCCGTTGTCACCCAACGTAGCGAAACGCTTGGACGTGGTTGCTACGTTTTTGCTTGGGTGCTGTTGGCCGCTGCCACCTTATTTCAATCGGCATGGCTGGCCACGATTTCACTCATTGTTTTGGTTGCTGGCGTGCTTTTTACGCTGTCACGAATACGGAAAATTCAAAACTTGTGGGGCATTTGGTTTCTGCTCTGGCTACTCGTTCCGTTACCGTTTGATGTCGATACCCGAATCGTGGTAAGGCTTCAACAAATCAGCTCGGCTGTCAGCAGCGCCATTCTCGATCTACTACAGGTCAACCACCTGATGTTCGGAAACGTCTTGCAGGTACCTGATAAGCAGTTCTTCGTTGACGAAGCCTGCAGTGGCATTGTCTCGATCATGGCCGTCATCGCGTGTGCGGCAATCTACGCCGTCTGGCTTAATCGGAGTCCACTGCACGTTGCTTTGCTTATCTTTGCTGGCGTTGTGTGGGCGATCTCGTTGAATGTCGCACGGATTTGTGTCATTGCCATTGCGCATGCCTGGTGGGGAGCTGATCTTTCGGGTGGCTATCCGCATGATGTGTTGGGATTCCTGCTATTCACGGTTACGTTTATCGCCTTAACCAGCTCGGATCAAATACTCTATTTTCTGTTGCGACCCATCACGATTGCAGCCGTGGAAGAAGGTCGGCAAAAGCAAAACCCTTTCGCCGCCGTTTGGAATACGGTCACGCAGTTCGGAGATCCAAAGAAAGTCGCCTCCAACGTCGTGGCCAACGACCGTTCCTCGCGACCAGCAGCGCCGCAGCCATCTTCCAAAACTCCCGCCTCGAAGCTCCGGGGCGCGCTGCCGGTGGCTTTCGTTCTGCTTGGGATGGTCTCAATCGTGCCCATCGCATTTGCCACGCAAACCAGAGTTTGGTCGGTCGATCACGCCCATACGGTGGAACAGGACTTTTTGCCAAAACAACTTGCGGGGTTGGACTTTGTCGACTTCGAATCCATTCATCGTCCTCAGCAACATGAGCTTGGTGACTATTCAAAGACGTTTACCTATCGCGACCCAGATTCGAAACTGAACTACCTCATCTCTTTCGACTATCCATTTTCTGGTGGCTGGCATGAGCTTTGTGTCTGCTACAAGAACACCGGATGGACTCTCGACAAGCGGAAAGCGCAATTGCCTGACGCGTCTGCTCTGGACCCCGATTGGCCGTTCGTCATCGGAGAGTTTTCACGAGAGAATGAATTTGGTTATGTCGCGTTCAGTAATCTCAATGCCGACGCCGAAGGGCTTTCGCCGCCGACGGAGCTGATCTTTTTTCGCCCTTGGAGACGGTTGAGGCGTCGAATGCTAAAGACGATCTCAAGTCAGGTTTTCCAAGTCCAAGTCTGGGTCTCAAGCGATGAACCGATTCCCAGCGAGGTCAAAGATCGGGTGAATGAAACACTGCTCGAATTGCGAGAGCAGTTTCGAGAGCATTTCCGCCGAATTTGA
- a CDS encoding O-antigen ligase family protein, which produces MIPKSTNIFSTVPLFASESLLTIYITSVLLLGADPKLTKYSNAIGVLLLLVFVAEAAFRGVLGRLFVLAKPVWPLAAFVVLIAASSMFASNDNEHLITNLKVFSLFVIVYFIVVLSGRTWSMEFGLLFGLVYIWYNASWNVSLATERSRFYFDVGDEGGGALNPNIYAFYLCSYAFIAVWNIFVVFPEKTLRSTFDYVRVMIGAAGSSFAVYEVIVKSGSRKGQILVVLLLISVFSIVFKGGTRFSGRVTPKRLIVAVLLILCMGFGVYKTFTSTRHTERLITAIHWMQGKYVSEGSINHRSSLYGSALELWLERPVFGHGVQGFAKKNFLGVYSHSNVLEILANHGLLGFICFYSIHVGILWRTIVGFRRRYIVPSVFIWIVATLLSFTTFEIFAVMYYQKTFMCLLALLLAISYRAYHVGEIKHEWNQRRRTKTNSRRPLVAVQ; this is translated from the coding sequence GTGATTCCAAAGTCGACGAATATCTTTTCGACCGTACCGTTGTTCGCATCGGAATCCTTGCTGACGATCTATATTACGTCCGTGTTGCTGCTTGGCGCTGATCCAAAGCTCACAAAGTATTCGAATGCCATCGGTGTGCTGCTGCTACTTGTCTTTGTGGCAGAGGCTGCCTTTCGGGGAGTTTTGGGCCGCCTTTTCGTCTTGGCGAAACCCGTGTGGCCACTGGCTGCCTTTGTGGTCTTGATTGCGGCTTCATCGATGTTCGCGTCGAATGATAATGAGCATCTCATAACGAATTTAAAAGTGTTTTCACTTTTTGTAATCGTCTATTTCATTGTTGTCTTGTCAGGTCGGACCTGGTCAATGGAGTTCGGGCTTTTATTCGGCTTGGTTTACATTTGGTACAACGCTTCTTGGAATGTTTCCCTTGCGACTGAAAGATCCCGGTTTTATTTCGACGTTGGCGATGAGGGGGGGGGGGCTTTAAATCCCAATATCTATGCGTTTTATCTCTGCAGTTATGCTTTCATCGCCGTCTGGAATATTTTTGTCGTGTTTCCTGAGAAAACCCTTCGTTCCACATTCGACTATGTTCGCGTTATGATTGGTGCGGCTGGGAGTTCCTTCGCCGTTTATGAAGTGATCGTGAAGTCTGGTTCGCGCAAGGGGCAGATCCTTGTGGTACTCTTGTTGATCAGCGTTTTCTCAATCGTTTTTAAGGGAGGGACCAGGTTTTCCGGACGAGTCACTCCGAAAAGACTTATTGTTGCTGTCCTCTTGATTCTTTGTATGGGATTTGGTGTGTATAAAACGTTTACTTCGACTCGACACACCGAGCGCCTCATTACCGCGATCCACTGGATGCAAGGCAAATACGTCAGTGAAGGAAGCATCAATCATCGTTCATCGCTCTATGGGTCCGCTCTGGAACTCTGGCTAGAACGCCCTGTTTTTGGCCATGGGGTCCAGGGGTTTGCCAAAAAGAATTTCCTAGGAGTCTATTCCCACAGTAATGTGCTTGAAATTCTGGCGAACCACGGTTTATTGGGCTTTATTTGTTTTTACTCAATCCATGTTGGGATACTCTGGCGGACCATTGTCGGCTTTCGACGACGGTATATCGTCCCGTCGGTGTTCATTTGGATTGTCGCGACGTTACTTTCCTTCACCACGTTCGAAATCTTTGCCGTCATGTATTACCAAAAGACGTTCATGTGCCTTCTTGCTCTTTTGTTGGCGATTTCCTATCGAGCTTATCACGTTGGCGAGATCAAGCATGAATGGAATCAACGCCGTCGCACGAAGACTAATTCAAGGCGACCTCTTGTCGCGGTTCAATGA